The genomic window GGTGCTCAGTTGTGAGGGCACGTGCACTGAGAGCTTGTGGGCATCTTCGGTGTAACACGTGTGTGCTTCAAAGCCTCTGGTAACTCAGCGGTTGGAAGCAGCTGCCGTTCTTCCTGGAGTCCCACGGAGCAGCTGGTGGCctctattctctttctctcatctgCCTTGGATCATGGAGTCACTGGAGCGCCTTCCTCCCTAGAGGACGGGGAAGAAAGGCAGCATCTCTTGATGCCTCCACTGACAGCTGCCCTAGGGCTGAAGCAAAAGCAAGTTACAGGAACAAGACCTACGTCAATGGTGGTGAAGTACCCTCCGTGACAGAGCCATTCAGGATCACAGTGTTGGGGATGAGGGTGAAGTACCTGCACTAGTTATTCTATCCACCATAGAAATCATCAAATGGAAGGAAAGCGTCGACACAGTGCTGACGGGCTCTTCTATCACAGGTGGAATTGGCTGTGCCTGTTGCCTGATCTGGTTTCCTCTCGTATATGATGACCCACAGAATCACCCCTTTATCAGTGCTGGTGAGAAGAGATACATTGGGTGTTCACTGGCTCACGAGGTACATTGAGGAATCTCCCTGTCACTTTCCCTATCCCTGGGTATCTCCTATCTCATGATAGAGGTAGAGCAGGGGCACTCCTATCTCGTGATGGAGGGGGTAATCACATGCGTTTTCTTTTAGGATTGctcaccaggctggtctcttcCAATTAAAGCCATGGTCAAATCTCTCCCACTTTGGGCTATTGTAGTTTCTTACTTCTGTCAGTATTGGCTGTTATCCACAATGATGGCATACACACCCACGTATATCGGCTCTGTACTTCAAGCAAACCTCAGAGACGTGAGTATAAAGAAGGTGTACCCGGttactgtgtttctctgtgtgatctCACTCGTGGCCACAGGATGAGGAATTTAGGCCAGGACCCCCTCACAGGAAACGCAGCCAGGTAACTTGGATTCACACTGACCTCAATGTGGTTCACTGCTTACTTGAGCAGAGGTGTGGCTCCAAATCAGGTCATggtgtcatatttttaaaagtcctaTGCAAAAAATCCTATACTTAATGAAGtcagcatttataaacaagaaTTTTCTATTGGTagcataaatttttttaaaaggattaatAAATTGTGTTGTAAATAAGATATTagacttcttttccttccttccttccttccttccttccttccttccttccttccttcctccctccctccctccctttctttctcccttcttccctttcttccaccttctctcccttctttcttttttcctttctttctttctttctttctttctttctttctttctttctttctttctttcttcttcccttccttccttccttccttccttccttccttccttccttccttcctttctttcttgatgtttttttcccctgagataGGGATTCACTAAGTATCCTAGGTTAGCATGGAATTTACTACGTAGCTGTCccccaaattcaggtcttcttaTGTCTACCTCCTCACTGTAGGATTCCAGGCATTTACCACCAAGCCTAGCTCAAAATCTTTAAAGTAACTATTTCTAAGTGATCTTTATATATGAAGAGAGCGcttatcattttattaaaattatcgaaaccaggtatggtagtgcatgcctttaatcccagcacttaggaggcagaagctgtAAGATGtgtgtgagtttgagccagcctgctctacatagtgagtcctggGTCAGtgaggactacatagtgagagcttctgtcaaaaaaaaatttaagaagattGAGTTATGTGTGCATTTCCCCTCCATAACTACAGTTAAGTTACAATTCTAGTAACAAAAAATTTAATTTGCACTGGAAGTGATGTGTGTAAAATGCAAAGCCACAGGCCCGGGCCATCTTTTCAGGATCAGTCGGGGCCACAGCGGGGAAGTGCTGCGACTGCTTGTACTTACTATCTCCAATCTCCAGAGTGGAATCCTGTCGGCCCTGCCATTCGTGTTTGGCTGTGTCTGCATTATCCTGGGGGGACTACTGGCAGATTTCCTCCTCTCCAGGAAAATCCTCCGACTCGTGACTATCAGGAAGCTCTTCACTGCAATAGGTAAGGGCCAAGCTGGATGCTCGGCGACTGTGGGAGCTCTGGAGCCTCTTTTTTATGGCTTTTATTCTGCTGCAGGGGTCCTTGTCTCATCTGGGATCCTCGTGCCCCTGCCGTGGGTCAGCTCTAGCCGCAGCACCACAATGGCCTTCTTGGTTCTGTCGTCTGTCTTCTGCAGCCTCTGTGACTCAGGGGCCCTCATAAACTTCTTAGATATTGCTCCAAGGTAGGGACCCTTTTGCCTCATCCTCATAGAAGCTCAGTTCAAGTCCAGGAACCCTAGCTACCCTTGCTCTGATGCAAAGGTAAAAGATAGTGTATGCATCAGGTTACAGGGACAGTAATATCAGCGCTACGTCTCTGCAGTTCCTGGAAGGGACTCTAGGCTAGTCGGCCACTGTGAATGCCACCTTTCCTAGCTGAAACAAGAGCAGTCTGTGGCCATGCAGACACTTCGCCTGTAAGTCTATGCTGAAGAATGCAGCAGGCCATTGGATTGGTTACTGAAAGTTCTCAAGAGATCCCATCATGGAGGTCCATGTGGAGCTTAAATAAAGGGGTtgagagaaatggctcagttggtaaatacTTGCCAGGCAAGCATGTGGACtcgagttccatccccagaactcatgctgcaaaaaattaaaataaaacaaagtaaaataaaacaaggcaGATATGTgcacttgcaatcccagtgctggaaagCTGGCAAGAGGTACGGATCCCTGTGGCTTGCTTGCAGCTGGCCTAGCCTACTGGGCAATTTCTATGCTAATGAGAGACAATATTCTGAAAGAAATATGGACAACTGAAGAATGTCCCCAAGGTCATCTTCTGTCCCCAAGGTCATCTTCGGTCCTCCACTTGTAGCGcccatatgtacatgcataccggcgcacatgtgaacacatatacACCCATAAAAAGAAAGGGGCAAGACATAGAACCAAAGGAAAGACTCATTATCTCTGGTGTGAGTCATGCTAGAGAGAACTGAGACCAGACATAAAGCTCCCGGGGTCTAATCCGGGCAACAGGAAATGTTTCATCTTTACACAATGGCCCCTGAGACATGTAGGAGAAAGGCTGGTCTAGAGAACAGCCATGTCATCCCACGAAGGTCTTGGACACAGAAGGAGGAGGCATTTTATCCCGAAACAGGGCTACAACATTGGCCTCAATAGCAAGAGCCAAGAAGTTGACGTGTTAGCGTAGACTACCCCTGAAAGGCTGAGCCTGTAGCATAGGAGTATAAGGATCATTAGTTAGCATATGGTGTTCAAGTTTAATATGCACCACCCTAAACCTCCCCAGAGATAAGCATAGAGATAGGACAGCGAATGCAAACCTTTGCTTACCTGAGACTTCCCCCTTCCCAGGTACGCTGGCTTTCTCAAAGGACTACTGCAAATCTTTTCGTATATAGCGGGAGCCGTAGCTCCTACTGCTGCTGGATTTTTTATTGGTCAGGTAAGATTAAACATTGTCAGAAATATCAGTAAGAGAAACTGAATAGCGGTAGTTAGTAGAAGTCAGTCTCAGGTGCTGTTAGTTCCTCAGTGAGAAAGAACTCAAAGCTCATGCATCTGGAGCCCTTCATTCCCAGCTCAGCTTATGAAGGGAAACTCCATATTCTGTGGCTTTGGTGTGTGGGAGAATGCTCGGGGCCGAGGGCTATGGTTTGTGAATTCTTACAGGCTGAGCCTCTCATGTTAAAGTCCTACATCCAGTAATATTCATAGCGTTTCTCCTATAGTACTGTATGATCATTCAGCATAGTTTGCCTCAAACTGAGTGCTCTCAGGATTTTGGGGAGGTTTTCAGTGTTAACATCTTGAATGCTCTGGGAAACCCAGGATGAGGTGGCTTTCTGTCTAGGAAGCTAACAAGTCTTTGGAAATTGATGAAAAAATGTTTAATGAATGGCAGAGGGGAAAGCTCCCCGCACCTCACACCTGTGCTCCTGGGTGTTCATTAAACGCCTTGCTCGTCACTCAGAGCAGAAGCACCCAGGACCAGTGCTGCTGGGATGCCGGTTTTCATTCTGAAGCCTCCATCCTGGAGTTGTGttgaaggaggccgcttgtttatCTCCCAGCCCCCCGGCagctcagaccagaaataatcacacagaaactatattatttaaatactgcctggcccattagctctagcttcttattggctaactcttatatataaatttaacccatctccattaatttgggtatcaccacatggctgtggcttctggcatctgtctctggtggggctaaatggcttctctcctgacttctccttcttgtaatcccagcacttgggaggccaggtTGGCCTACATTGTCAGACTCTGTTttacaaacaaatctttaaaagaagaaaaaagaaagaataaatatataattaaaccTGATAACTTGAACATTACCTAAGAATTATATAGACATACCTTTCACATGGAAAAGGATGTCTGTGAGATTTATGAAAATCTCACTTCTAAGCTTCCCGTGACTTTCTATTAATAGCTCAGAAAAAGACAGGAGATTAGCAAAGAATGGACTTTATCAAGTCCCCTTTTGCCTCGAAGCTTTCTAGTCTCTGAAAACACACTATTAGGGATTGGTTAAAATGAAAATTCTCATATAGACCTTGTTTCTCTTGCCACTTGACTGACTGATTAGTTCATTCatttagtcattcattcattgattcgAAAAACTATTAAATGTTAGTGTGTATTATGTCCATGgttttaacaaacaaacacacaaaagtgtCCTAACCCTATCCTATTAAATCTACAATGTAAAACAATTGACAGAAAACTGAAGTAAATTATAGACGGATTGGTGGTAAGTGCTGAGAGAAGCGGAGAGTAGGAAACAAGACCAATTTATCAATGTGGCCAAAGGCAGAATCTTTGAAAAGGTGACTTTAAGCAAGTTCTGGAAAAAAGTGAGGGAGTGAGTCAAAAGAGTGTCCGATGGGAAATGCTTTCTAGCTGAGGGAAGAGGGGACTGATGGCCTAATGTTAGACACGCAGCAGTATATTCCAGGAGCAAGATGGGCATCATGGAGGTTGGGATGAGTTAGGAGAAGGAGCATCAAGACATAGCACCCCAACTTTTCTGAACCAGGGGTACAAGAAGTAGGCCACCATTGCTAACAAGTagtttcctgcctccaggatccagAGCTTGGCTGGAGAAATGTCTTCTTACTGGCAGCTGCTATTGATGTTGTAGGCCTGCTCTTCTACCTCGTCTTCGGCCGAGCAGAGGTCCAGGACTGGGCTAAGGAACAGACCCATCTCTGAGAAGAGTGAGCAGTGTGTGAGATCCTGATACTTCCCTTCAAAGACCTGCTTTTGTGCCTACTTGGCTGCTAAAGACATCTAACCAAAAGGGCTTTGTTCCAGGGTCATCTCAGAGATCCTGGCTAGATGATACTAAAGGCattcccccgccccccccacaaTTGGAGGTCTCACAAGGGAAGGGAACGGTTGGTTGTTTATAACTGTAACTGTATGCTCCTGGTAGCACAGGTGTGTCCAACTTTCTCTGAATCCTCTATACTTTCCCCTGCTGCCATGGTAAAAGTATCAGGGGTTGGAAGATAATTTGCAATAAAACTGAAGAGGAAGTCAGAAGTACAGGAGTGATGTGTTGAAACCATGGAAGAGTGGTACCATGAACTCTGTAAGCTTCCAGCAATAGAGACCTGAAAACCCAGACAACAGAACATCTACAGGGGCAGGAGGCCAAAGTGGACAGTGACTCTCACGTTAAGTGAGAGGGTTAAAGAGCCATTGTGAGTCTTGGTGTGTGCAGAGTGtctaagaaaatcaaaataaagaacaaGGAAGAGTGAATCTATTGTGTAAAAATGAATCAACTTTCTTCAACTAATACAAGACGGGCAGTAGAATTCAACCATTCTAGAGTTTCTTGTCTGTGGATCTTGGCTTTGGATCAAAACCACTTCCAGAACATAAACACCACTCAGGCACTCTCTGGAGTAAACTCTTCCACAGATACCTTCTTTTTGACTACTCTGACCTGGACCTTTCATTGGGATGTGGATCTGTGCAAATCTCTTATGGAGTAGACAAGGGCTTGTGTGACTCTGATCTCCTCATGTACCGCTTTCCAGCATCAGTCTCACAATGACTGCTCCTTGCCTGCTTCTCTGACTCTTGTGGTTTCTGCCACTGTTCAATAGGTCTCATTCAGTGTAAAATGTCTTCTAAAAATGTTGGTAAGACACATGCTTGCTCCAGCTCATTTCTAATGTTTAGAGAGTGTGTATGGAGATGTGTGGTGTTTCTTTGCACTAAGAATCCACACAGACTACAGAAGAGAACATAAACACTCAAACACTAAATGAGTGTTAATGAATACATTAGTGTGTATGGAGACATGACAGGCCTCACAGTCATGCATAGCTTGAAATAACTCACTACCACAGGGGGATAGATGGCTTTAATGACAGTATCACAAGCGAGTGTGCAGTGACAGCTGCGGACTATGTAAGAAAGAGGGGCACATCTTACTAGAATATGTAAGTGCCATGCACTTATTTAAGGGTGAGTGGTGGCCACCACCATTACACAGCATCAATTGAGCTGGTGTTTGAAGACCTGATGTAGGAGGCTGATGGAATGAATGTTCTAGGAAAGACCCTCGAGGAAGATCCACAGCATTTGcaaaggcttggtggcaagagaGAAAAGGCAGGCGTGAACAAGAGCAGAATTGACTGGAAAgtgactgaagaagaaagatcagGAGTGAATAAGAGAAAATTTGGCGGTGAGGAGGTTATAGAAGTATTGAAGTCAAGAACATCCAGGGCATAGTGGACCTAGTGAAGAGTATTGGTCTTTATATTAAAATCAGTGATCATATTTTAATGGAATGGGACACAATCATGGTTCTGATTTTTTAGTGGTCACACTGCATAAAAGAATTGGTTAGGAAGTCCCCTGCAGTTCAGGATAGTGGTGGTCCATGGTATAGATGGATGGGGTAGGGAGAAATAAGCCAAGTGGATAGCCTGGCCCCATTATAATACTCCAGGAGAGAGTGAATGACATCCACAGCAACAGTTGCATTTTGGTTTGTTGGTAGGTCAATGGGGATGCTTCTCCCAACAACAACTCACACAATGAAGACCACAAACAGAAACATGGGCACAAAGGTCTGGGTGGCACATGTGACATTTGGGGTCCAGTTATGAATTTGGTAACAATTTAAACAAAGGTCATGATGAAAATTTTCAATGTGAATGAGATTGCCTGGGTAGACAGTATGACATAAAAGAGAAAGTCTATAACTAATCTTTCATGGTCAGCTaaaggatagagagagagaagaggaaggtgggggaaaggacagagggaggaatggaggaagaaaggaagaaaagtataGACGGCAAACCAAGAGAATAGTATTAAGatggagaaatggaaaaaatgaatTACAAAAAGGAGCGGTCGGTCAGTGTGGCATCAATCTGCAGGGATCTGGCTGATGCGGAGGAAGCAGAGTGAGAAGAAAGGGGTCCAATCCTGAGACTTCGGAggcaaaagagagggaggaagaaaggtgagaGGTTCAAAGCAAGTCTGGAGCAAGCTATGAATACCCCAGAGACAGAGCTAGCTGAGAAATCAAAGTGGAGTAAAGAAAAGCTTCAAGCGTGAATGGAAAGATCCTGGGAGGGGGACGAGGAAGGACTGCTGTGGCCTAAAGACCAGCTAGGAAGATAACAGGAGTGGGATGTAGGTGGTCCATATTAGCCAGTGAGAAATCCAAGGAGGGCTTCGTTCTTGGAATCTTTCTCTCTATTTGAAAGTGCAGAGGGTGCATGAGGGGCTTGTTGCTAAGACAGAGGCTACAGTGCTCTTATTAGCTAGAAGAGCAGCATAGCAGAGATGCCCTGCTGGTGGCCGGGCAAGGTCTTTGCCTTCCATACAACCCCGGAATACCTACACATGCTTCTTCTTCTAGCCCATTCATGACAGTTTCCAACCCCAGAGAATTCAGGAACCAAGGCATGCATTGTTTGACACATCTTCAACAAAGTGTGGGATTCCATATACAGTAAGTACCAATAAATGTTTAAGTCATGTATTGGAGCAGCTCTGGGGTGGTATAGAAGACCAGTTAGGGGACAAAAGGAATGGGAAAATGTCCTCGTTTCTgccctgttgctgtgacaaataccatgaccaaagcaacttacaggaggaaaggatttatttgacttacacacacacctaGGTCACAGTCCGTCATTGAcaggagacagggcaggaactcaagcagggatttgaagcagaagccatggaggattgGCACTTGCCAGCTCACCCACAGGTCatattcttctctctttcttataCAGCACAGGACTGTGTGCTTCAGGGTGGTGCTGCCCACCACAGGCTGCACTCCCTTGCACCAGCTAACCATCAGTCAGTCCCCCACAGACAAGCCTATAGGCCAGTCTGATCGGACCAATACTTTGgctgagactcccttctcaggtgactctaggctaTGTCGAGTTGATGGGTAAAGCTaatggggaaaggagaaaaggaaccaATTTCACCCCAAGTTTATATGCCTTTGCTTTTAGAACCCATGGGTTCTTTTTCTTGTAGTTATGTTAACAGAAACCTGGGTGTGACACTGTCATTCTCTTTGGCAATCCTGGACCTGACACAGGTCTCATTAGAGCACATAGTCAGCTGTCCAAGGTCTTCattaatccatttcttttccctcccatgccacttgtatttttattttttgatatttattcatttttattttactcctaCAAGAGTTCTGCCTGCACTATAAGtgtgcagtgcctatggaggccagaaaagggtactggatcccttgaaactggagttcctGATGGTtgctagctgccatgtgggtgctgggaatcgaacccgggttctctgggagagcagtcttcttaactgctgagccatcttgccagtccctattttttatctgtttgtttgttaatcAATCATCTTCAGCTGCTGCCTATAACACGTCTGACTTCTCTGGGACCATCAAAGaggaaactgattttttaaaatattttctttcagattGGGCTATcctaaaagaatataaataatttaagttgttttttttcaaatggctCACATATTTACAACAAAGAGGAATGAATGttgaaaattgaaaacaaaatgagcaaaaacaaacccaaaccaagaGGCTGTAGAGTAAAATTTCATCTTATGTTTGTTTATTGAATCACAGAGGAGGACAGATAAATAAATCCACCTTTAAACTCAGACACGTAACTTGTCGCATACAATACGCAGTGCAGAAGAAGTACACAGACTAAAGCGGGTGAGACTGGCCTCCCAGGATCCTCTCGCCACCCCCTCCT from Microtus pennsylvanicus isolate mMicPen1 chromosome 4, mMicPen1.hap1, whole genome shotgun sequence includes these protein-coding regions:
- the Slc17a4 gene encoding putative small intestine urate exporter isoform X1, which translates into the protein MPTGADIKERMGDSSYDSNSNMTQEQSFKKGFCSLRHCLAFILQLCNFSIYTQQMNLSIAITAMVNTTAATSQPNTSTERPPTDSQNFWNETVQESKAPVYDWTPEIQGILLSSLSYGSFLAPIPTGYVAGVFGAKYVVGAGLLISSVLTLFIPLAADTGVALLIVLRVIQGIAQVMVLTGQYSIWVKWAPPLERSQLTTIAGSGAMLGTFLVLIAGGLLCQTLGWPYIFYIFGGIGCACCLIWFPLVYDDPQNHPFISAGEKRYIGCSLAHEDCSPGWSLPIKAMVKSLPLWAIVVSYFCQYWLLSTMMAYTPTYIGSVLQANLRDSGILSALPFVFGCVCIILGGLLADFLLSRKILRLVTIRKLFTAIGVLVSSGILVPLPWVSSSRSTTMAFLVLSSVFCSLCDSGALINFLDIAPRYAGFLKGLLQIFSYIAGAVAPTAAGFFIGQDPELGWRNVFLLAAAIDVVGLLFYLVFGRAEVQDWAKEQTHL
- the Slc17a4 gene encoding putative small intestine urate exporter isoform X2 encodes the protein MPTGADIKERMGDSSYDSNSNMTQEQSFKKGFCSLRHCLAFILQLCNFSIYTQQMNLSIAITAMVNTTAATSQPNTSTERPPTDSQNFWNETVQESKAPVYDWTPEIQGILLSSLSYGSFLAPIPTGYVAGVFGAKYVVGAGLLISSVLTLFIPLAADTGVALLIVLRVIQGIAQVMVLTGQYSIWVKWAPPLERSQLTTIAGSGAMLGTFLVLIAGGLLCQTLGWPYIFYIFGGIGCACCLIWFPLVYDDPQNHPFISAGEKRYIGCSLAHEDCSPGWSLPIKAMVKSLPLWAIVVSYFCQYWLLSTMMAYTPTYIGSVLQANLRDSGILSALPFVFGCVCIILGGLLADFLLSRKILRLVTIRKLFTAIGVLVSSGILVPLPWVSSSRSTTMAFLVLSSVFCSLCDSGALINFLDIAPRYAGFLKGLLQIFSYIAGAVAPTAAGFFIGQACSSTSSSAEQRSRTGLRNRPISEKSEQCVRS